In the genome of Tursiops truncatus isolate mTurTru1 chromosome 21, mTurTru1.mat.Y, whole genome shotgun sequence, one region contains:
- the TRAPPC11 gene encoding trafficking protein particle complex subunit 11 isoform X1 translates to MSPTQWDFPVELCCRPMAFVTLTGLDVVYNAVHRAVWDAFCANRRADRVPISFKVLPGDHEYPKCRPKRTSYEWYIPKGILKTGWMNKHLNLVPALVVVFYELDWDEPQWKEKQSECATRVEIVRQSLQGRNTKVAVVLIQKKTPLPPGEDVIASERAAALCNACELSGKSLFVLPHTDHLVGYIIRLENAFYEHAQTYYYTEIRRVKSHKEFLNKTTHQLLFVRHQFKIAFFSELKQDTQNALKNYRTAYNLVHELRAHETNILEIKTMAGFINYKICRLCFQHNTPLDAIAQFRKHIDLCKKKIGSAELSFEHAAWMSKQFQAFGDLFDEAIKLGLTAIQTQNPGFYYQQAAYYAQERKQLTKTLCNHEASVAHPSPDPLETQTGVLDFYGQRPWRQGILSFDLSDPEKEKVGILAIQLKERSVVHSEIIITLLSNAVAQFKKYKCPRMKSHLMVQMGEEYYYAKDYTKALKLLDYVMCDYRSEGWWTLLTSILTTALKCSYLMAQLKDYITYSLELLGRASTLKDDQKSRIEKNLINVLMMFNSMLAQNESPAPEPDCDILAVKTAQKLWADRISLAGSNLFTIGVQDFVPFVQCKAKFHAPSFHVDVPVQFDIYLKADCPHPIRFSKLCVSFNNQEYNQFCVIEEASKASDVLENLTQGKMCLVPGKTRKFLFKFVAKTEDVGKKIEITSLDLVLGSEAGRCVVLNWQGGGGDAASTQEALQAARSFKRRPRLPDSELHWDSIVIQASTMIISRVPNISVHLRHDPPALTNEMYCLVVTVQSHEKTCIRDVKLTAGLKPGQDANLTQKTHVTLHGTEPCDESYPALLTDIPVGDLHPGEQLEKMLYVRCGTVGSRMFLVYVSYLINTTIEEKEIVCKCHKDETVTIETVFPFDVAVKFVSTKFEHLERVYADIPFLLMTDLLSASPWALTIVSSELQLAPSMTPVDQLESQVDNVVLRTAESASECFCLRCPSVGNVEGGVATGHYIISWKRTSAMDDIPVISTVITLPHVIVENIPLHVNADLPSFGRVRESLPVKYHLQNKTDLVQDVEISVEPSDAFMFSGLKQIRLRILPGTEQEMLYNFYPLMAGYQQLPSLNINLLRFPNFTNQLLRRFIPTRIFVKPQGRLMDDASIAAA, encoded by the exons ATGAGCCCCACacaatgggacttccctgtggaATTATGTTGTCGGCCTATGGCTTTTGTTACTCTCACAGGCCTGGATGTGGTTTATAATGCTGTCCATCGAGCTGTCTGGGATGCTTTCTGTGCCAATCGGAGGGCTGATCGGGTACCGATTTCTTTCAAGGTGCTCCCAGGTGACCATGAGTATCCCAAATGTAGACCCAAG AGAACTTCGTATGAATGGTACATTCCCAAAGGGATCCTAAAGACAGGCTGGATGAATAAACATCTGAATCTGGTGCCAGCCCTGGTGGTTGTGTTCTACGAACTAGACTGGGATGAGCCCCAGTGGAAAGAAAAGCAGTCTGAGTGCGCGACCAGAGTGGAAATAGTTAG GCAGAGTTTACAAGGGAGAAACACAAAAGTTGCAGTGGTTCTGATTCAGAAGAAAACCCCTTTGCCCCCAG GAGAAGATGTCATTGCTTCAGAAAGGGCTGCAGCCTTGTGCAATGCGTGTGAACTCTCGGGGAAGTCTTTGTTTGTACTGCCCCATACGGACCACCTTGTGGGCTATATTATAAG ATTAGAAAATGCCTTTTATGAACATGCACAGACTTATTACTACACTGAGATTAGAAGAGTGAAATCTCATAAAGAATTTTTGAATAAAACAACACACCAG CTTTTATTTGTTAGACATCAGTTCAAAATAGCTTTCTTCAGTGAGTTGAAACAAGATACACAAAATGCTCTGAA GAATTACAGGACTGCCTATAATCTTGTACATGAATTGAGAGCCCATGAAACTAATATTCTGGAAATTAAGACCATGGCAGGATTTATAAACTACAAG ATCTGTAGGCTGTGTTTTCAGCACAACACCCCACTGGACGCAATTGCTCAGTTCCGAAAGCACATCGACTTGTGTAAGAAAAAAATCGGAAGTGCAGAGTTGTCTTTTGAGCATGCTGCATGGATGTCTAAACa attccaGGCCTTTGGAGATTTATTTGATGAAGCTATCAAGTTGGGGTTGACAGCTATTCAAACTCAGAATCCTGGTTTCTATTACCAGCAGGCAGCATACTATGCCCAGGAGCGGAAACAGCTTACGAAAACCCTCTGTAACCATGAA GCTTCTGTAGCGCACCCCAGTCCTGATCCCCTAGAAACACAGACAGGAGTTCTTGACTTCTATGGACAGCGACCATGGCGACAAGGAATcctaa GTTTTGATCTTTCTGATCCTGAAAAAGAGAAGGTGGGGATTCTTGCCATTCAGCTGAAGGAGAGAAGTGTTGTTCACTCT gaaataataataactctTCTGAGCAATGCTGTTGCacaatttaagaaatataagTGTCCAAGAATGAAAAGTCATCTGA tgGTTCAAATGGGAGAGGAATATTATTATGCAAAGGATTATACCAAAGCTTTGAA GTTGCTGGATTATGTGATGTGTGATTATCGGAGTGAAGGATGGTGGACCCTGCTCACGTCTATACTGACCACAGCTCTGAAGTGTTCCTACCTCATGGCCCAACTGAAAGATTACATCACTTATTCCCTAGAACTCCTTGGAAGAG CTTCAACTCTGAAAGATGACCAGAAATCTCGGATAGAGAAGAACCTCATAAACGTTTTAATG ATGTTTAACTCCATGTTGGCACAGAATGAAAGTCCTGCTCCTGAACCTGACTGTGACATATTAGCTGTGAAAACTGCTCAGAAGCTGTGGGCGGACCGAATTTCTCTGGCCGGCAGCAATCTTTTCACAATAGGCGTACAGGACTTTGTGCCATTTG tgCAATGCAAAGCCAAGTTCCACGCCCCAAGTTTTCATGTCGACGTTCCCGTGCAGTTCGATATTTATCTGAAGGCTGACTGCCCACATCCCATTAGGTTTTCTAAGCTCTGTGTCAGCTTTAATAATCAG GAATACAACCAGTTCTGTGTAATCGAAGAAGCATCCAAAGCGAGTGACGTTTTAGAAAATTTGACTCAGGGAAAGATGTGCTTAGTTCCTGGTAAAACAaggaagtttttatttaaatttgtggCAAAAACTGAAGATGTGGGAAAGAAAATTGAG ATCACATCCTTGGATCTGGTTCTGGGCAGCGAGGCAGGAAGATGCGTGGTCTTGAATTggcaggggggaggaggagatgcCGCTTCCACCCAGGAAGCCTTACAGGCCGCCCGTTCTTTCAAAAGAAGGCCCAGGCTCCCCGACAGCGAGCTTCACTGGGACAGCATAGTGATCCAGGCGAGCACCAT GATCATTTCCAGAGTTCCAAACATTTCTGTCCATCTGCGACATGACCCTCCTGCCCTGACTAACGAAATGTACTGTTTGGTTGTGACTGTGCAATCCCACGAGAAGACCTGCATCAGAGACGTGAAGCTCACTGCTGGTTTAAAACCCG GACAGGATGCCAATTTAACTCAGAAAACTCATGTGACTCTTCATGGAACAGAACCGTGTGATGAGTCCTACCCGGCTCTACTCACTGACATTCCTGTTGGAGACCTACATCCTGGGGAGCAG CTGGAAAAAATGTTATATGTTCGCTGTGGAACAGTGGGCTCAAGAATGTTTCTTGTGTATGTTTCTTACCTGATCAATACAActattgaagaaaaagaaattgtttgcAAGTGTCACAAG GATGAAACTGTAACAATAGAAACCGTCTTTCCATTTGACGTTGCAGTTAAATTTGTTTCTACAAAG TTTGAGCACCTGGAAAGGGTTTATGCCGACATCCCCTTCCTGCTGATGACGGACCTGTTGAGTGCCTCTCCCTGGGCCCTCACCATTGTCTCCAGTGAGCTGCAGCTTGCTCCTTCCATGACACCCGTGGACCAGCTGGAGTCCCAGGTGGACAACG TTGTCTTACGGACTGCAGAGAGTGCCAGTGAATGCTTTTGTCTTCGTTGCCCATCTGTTGGAAATGTTGAAGGTGGAGTAGCAACTGGGCATTATATTATCTCctggaagag GACTTCAGCCATGGACGACATCCCTGTCATCAGCACTGTCATCACTCTGCCACACGTGATTGTAGAAAATATCCCTCTCCATGTGAACGCAG ATCTGCCATCATTCGGGCGTGTTAGAGAGTCGTTACCAGTCAAGTATCACCTCCAGAATAAGACTGACTTAGTTCAAGATGTGGAGATTTCTGTGGAGCCCAGTGATGCCTTCATGTTCTCAGGTCTTAAACAG ATTCGATTACGTATCCTCCCTGGCACCGAACAGGAAATGTTATATAATTTCTACCCTCTGATGGCCGGGTATCAGCAGCTACCGTCTCTCAACATCAACTTGCTCAGGTTCCCCAACTTCACAAATCAACTGCTCAGGCGTTTTATACCCACCAGGATTTTTGTAAAG
- the TRAPPC11 gene encoding trafficking protein particle complex subunit 11 isoform X2 has product MSPTQWDFPVELCCRPMAFVTLTGLDVVYNAVHRAVWDAFCANRRADRVPISFKVLPGDHEYPKCRPKRTSYEWYIPKGILKTGWMNKHLNLVPALVVVFYELDWDEPQWKEKQSECATRVEIVRQSLQGRNTKVAVVLIQKKTPLPPGEDVIASERAAALCNACELSGKSLFVLPHTDHLVGYIIRLENAFYEHAQTYYYTEIRRVKSHKEFLNKTTHQLLFVRHQFKIAFFSELKQDTQNALKNYRTAYNLVHELRAHETNILEIKTMAGFINYKICRLCFQHNTPLDAIAQFRKHIDLCKKKIGSAELSFEHAAWMSKQFQAFGDLFDEAIKLGLTAIQTQNPGFYYQQAAYYAQERKQLTKTLCNHEASVAHPSPDPLETQTGVLDFYGQRPWRQGILSFDLSDPEKEKVGILAIQLKERSVVHSEIIITLLSNAVAQFKKYKCPRMKSHLMVQMGEEYYYAKDYTKALKLLDYVMCDYRSEGWWTLLTSILTTALKCSYLMAQLKDYITYSLELLGRASTLKDDQKSRIEKNLINVLMNESPAPEPDCDILAVKTAQKLWADRISLAGSNLFTIGVQDFVPFVQCKAKFHAPSFHVDVPVQFDIYLKADCPHPIRFSKLCVSFNNQEYNQFCVIEEASKASDVLENLTQGKMCLVPGKTRKFLFKFVAKTEDVGKKIEITSLDLVLGSEAGRCVVLNWQGGGGDAASTQEALQAARSFKRRPRLPDSELHWDSIVIQASTMIISRVPNISVHLRHDPPALTNEMYCLVVTVQSHEKTCIRDVKLTAGLKPGQDANLTQKTHVTLHGTEPCDESYPALLTDIPVGDLHPGEQLEKMLYVRCGTVGSRMFLVYVSYLINTTIEEKEIVCKCHKDETVTIETVFPFDVAVKFVSTKFEHLERVYADIPFLLMTDLLSASPWALTIVSSELQLAPSMTPVDQLESQVDNVVLRTAESASECFCLRCPSVGNVEGGVATGHYIISWKRTSAMDDIPVISTVITLPHVIVENIPLHVNADLPSFGRVRESLPVKYHLQNKTDLVQDVEISVEPSDAFMFSGLKQIRLRILPGTEQEMLYNFYPLMAGYQQLPSLNINLLRFPNFTNQLLRRFIPTRIFVKPQGRLMDDASIAAA; this is encoded by the exons ATGAGCCCCACacaatgggacttccctgtggaATTATGTTGTCGGCCTATGGCTTTTGTTACTCTCACAGGCCTGGATGTGGTTTATAATGCTGTCCATCGAGCTGTCTGGGATGCTTTCTGTGCCAATCGGAGGGCTGATCGGGTACCGATTTCTTTCAAGGTGCTCCCAGGTGACCATGAGTATCCCAAATGTAGACCCAAG AGAACTTCGTATGAATGGTACATTCCCAAAGGGATCCTAAAGACAGGCTGGATGAATAAACATCTGAATCTGGTGCCAGCCCTGGTGGTTGTGTTCTACGAACTAGACTGGGATGAGCCCCAGTGGAAAGAAAAGCAGTCTGAGTGCGCGACCAGAGTGGAAATAGTTAG GCAGAGTTTACAAGGGAGAAACACAAAAGTTGCAGTGGTTCTGATTCAGAAGAAAACCCCTTTGCCCCCAG GAGAAGATGTCATTGCTTCAGAAAGGGCTGCAGCCTTGTGCAATGCGTGTGAACTCTCGGGGAAGTCTTTGTTTGTACTGCCCCATACGGACCACCTTGTGGGCTATATTATAAG ATTAGAAAATGCCTTTTATGAACATGCACAGACTTATTACTACACTGAGATTAGAAGAGTGAAATCTCATAAAGAATTTTTGAATAAAACAACACACCAG CTTTTATTTGTTAGACATCAGTTCAAAATAGCTTTCTTCAGTGAGTTGAAACAAGATACACAAAATGCTCTGAA GAATTACAGGACTGCCTATAATCTTGTACATGAATTGAGAGCCCATGAAACTAATATTCTGGAAATTAAGACCATGGCAGGATTTATAAACTACAAG ATCTGTAGGCTGTGTTTTCAGCACAACACCCCACTGGACGCAATTGCTCAGTTCCGAAAGCACATCGACTTGTGTAAGAAAAAAATCGGAAGTGCAGAGTTGTCTTTTGAGCATGCTGCATGGATGTCTAAACa attccaGGCCTTTGGAGATTTATTTGATGAAGCTATCAAGTTGGGGTTGACAGCTATTCAAACTCAGAATCCTGGTTTCTATTACCAGCAGGCAGCATACTATGCCCAGGAGCGGAAACAGCTTACGAAAACCCTCTGTAACCATGAA GCTTCTGTAGCGCACCCCAGTCCTGATCCCCTAGAAACACAGACAGGAGTTCTTGACTTCTATGGACAGCGACCATGGCGACAAGGAATcctaa GTTTTGATCTTTCTGATCCTGAAAAAGAGAAGGTGGGGATTCTTGCCATTCAGCTGAAGGAGAGAAGTGTTGTTCACTCT gaaataataataactctTCTGAGCAATGCTGTTGCacaatttaagaaatataagTGTCCAAGAATGAAAAGTCATCTGA tgGTTCAAATGGGAGAGGAATATTATTATGCAAAGGATTATACCAAAGCTTTGAA GTTGCTGGATTATGTGATGTGTGATTATCGGAGTGAAGGATGGTGGACCCTGCTCACGTCTATACTGACCACAGCTCTGAAGTGTTCCTACCTCATGGCCCAACTGAAAGATTACATCACTTATTCCCTAGAACTCCTTGGAAGAG CTTCAACTCTGAAAGATGACCAGAAATCTCGGATAGAGAAGAACCTCATAAACGTTTTAATG AATGAAAGTCCTGCTCCTGAACCTGACTGTGACATATTAGCTGTGAAAACTGCTCAGAAGCTGTGGGCGGACCGAATTTCTCTGGCCGGCAGCAATCTTTTCACAATAGGCGTACAGGACTTTGTGCCATTTG tgCAATGCAAAGCCAAGTTCCACGCCCCAAGTTTTCATGTCGACGTTCCCGTGCAGTTCGATATTTATCTGAAGGCTGACTGCCCACATCCCATTAGGTTTTCTAAGCTCTGTGTCAGCTTTAATAATCAG GAATACAACCAGTTCTGTGTAATCGAAGAAGCATCCAAAGCGAGTGACGTTTTAGAAAATTTGACTCAGGGAAAGATGTGCTTAGTTCCTGGTAAAACAaggaagtttttatttaaatttgtggCAAAAACTGAAGATGTGGGAAAGAAAATTGAG ATCACATCCTTGGATCTGGTTCTGGGCAGCGAGGCAGGAAGATGCGTGGTCTTGAATTggcaggggggaggaggagatgcCGCTTCCACCCAGGAAGCCTTACAGGCCGCCCGTTCTTTCAAAAGAAGGCCCAGGCTCCCCGACAGCGAGCTTCACTGGGACAGCATAGTGATCCAGGCGAGCACCAT GATCATTTCCAGAGTTCCAAACATTTCTGTCCATCTGCGACATGACCCTCCTGCCCTGACTAACGAAATGTACTGTTTGGTTGTGACTGTGCAATCCCACGAGAAGACCTGCATCAGAGACGTGAAGCTCACTGCTGGTTTAAAACCCG GACAGGATGCCAATTTAACTCAGAAAACTCATGTGACTCTTCATGGAACAGAACCGTGTGATGAGTCCTACCCGGCTCTACTCACTGACATTCCTGTTGGAGACCTACATCCTGGGGAGCAG CTGGAAAAAATGTTATATGTTCGCTGTGGAACAGTGGGCTCAAGAATGTTTCTTGTGTATGTTTCTTACCTGATCAATACAActattgaagaaaaagaaattgtttgcAAGTGTCACAAG GATGAAACTGTAACAATAGAAACCGTCTTTCCATTTGACGTTGCAGTTAAATTTGTTTCTACAAAG TTTGAGCACCTGGAAAGGGTTTATGCCGACATCCCCTTCCTGCTGATGACGGACCTGTTGAGTGCCTCTCCCTGGGCCCTCACCATTGTCTCCAGTGAGCTGCAGCTTGCTCCTTCCATGACACCCGTGGACCAGCTGGAGTCCCAGGTGGACAACG TTGTCTTACGGACTGCAGAGAGTGCCAGTGAATGCTTTTGTCTTCGTTGCCCATCTGTTGGAAATGTTGAAGGTGGAGTAGCAACTGGGCATTATATTATCTCctggaagag GACTTCAGCCATGGACGACATCCCTGTCATCAGCACTGTCATCACTCTGCCACACGTGATTGTAGAAAATATCCCTCTCCATGTGAACGCAG ATCTGCCATCATTCGGGCGTGTTAGAGAGTCGTTACCAGTCAAGTATCACCTCCAGAATAAGACTGACTTAGTTCAAGATGTGGAGATTTCTGTGGAGCCCAGTGATGCCTTCATGTTCTCAGGTCTTAAACAG ATTCGATTACGTATCCTCCCTGGCACCGAACAGGAAATGTTATATAATTTCTACCCTCTGATGGCCGGGTATCAGCAGCTACCGTCTCTCAACATCAACTTGCTCAGGTTCCCCAACTTCACAAATCAACTGCTCAGGCGTTTTATACCCACCAGGATTTTTGTAAAG